The following are encoded together in the Candidatus Flexicrinis proximus genome:
- a CDS encoding type III secretion system chaperone encodes MALREDLTAGLERLSNTVKFSVPALDASGRARLEIPIPAGLAILRDGRLTIDIRIASGGESFTLSTAVATTLGVVRAPFLDALLRRQQHGDSSAGLSYALEAANQYDALLAVYHWIIPSITPEQFNALYQRFLMAALRVIADIDGMIDKTPNVERVHPKRK; translated from the coding sequence GTGGCTTTACGGGAAGACCTCACAGCAGGTCTGGAACGGCTGTCAAACACGGTGAAGTTCAGCGTGCCGGCATTGGATGCGTCCGGCAGGGCACGGCTTGAAATCCCGATTCCGGCAGGGCTGGCCATACTGCGCGACGGGCGGCTAACGATTGATATTCGCATTGCGTCAGGCGGCGAGTCGTTCACGCTGTCGACCGCCGTGGCGACGACGCTCGGCGTGGTCCGCGCGCCGTTCCTGGACGCACTGCTGCGCCGCCAGCAGCACGGCGACTCGTCTGCCGGATTGAGCTACGCGCTGGAAGCGGCCAATCAATACGATGCGCTGCTGGCCGTGTACCATTGGATAATCCCGAGCATCACGCCGGAACAGTTCAACGCGCTGTATCAGCGTTTCCTGATGGCGGCGCTGCGCGTGATCGCCGATATCGACGGTATGATCGATAAGACCCCCAACGTCGAGCGAGTCCATCCGAAACGCAAGTGA
- a CDS encoding YafY family transcriptional regulator: protein MRADRLVSLILLLQTRGKTTARTLAAELEVSTRTVLRDVDALSAAGVPVISEGGHGGGISLDEGYRTSLTGLKDAEARSLFLSNNTQILHDIGLGDAAESMLLKLTAALPAVHQPSVEQIRQRIYIDPLWWWHDSTPLAFWDDLQRAVYEDRRIRIVYENHSHDVSEREIEPYSLVAKSSTWYLIARRDSEFRTYRVSRLRNVTVLAERFHRDAAFDLPSYWQAHLGEFAAALSGYQFTLRVDPSRLPFMRWLAPGRCEVIDAAQDARGWAEVAVNVENEELAKMLVFGLGTQAEVIEPAALRAAVLSAARAITELARSR from the coding sequence TTGCGCGCAGATCGGCTGGTTTCGCTAATCCTGCTGCTCCAAACGCGTGGAAAAACAACCGCGCGCACGCTTGCGGCTGAGCTGGAAGTTTCAACACGGACCGTCCTGCGCGATGTCGATGCGCTTTCGGCGGCAGGTGTCCCGGTCATCAGTGAAGGCGGTCACGGCGGCGGAATCTCACTCGACGAGGGTTATCGCACCTCGCTGACCGGCCTCAAAGACGCAGAAGCACGCTCGCTGTTCCTGTCCAACAACACGCAGATACTTCACGACATCGGCCTCGGGGATGCGGCCGAGAGCATGCTCCTCAAGCTGACGGCCGCGCTCCCGGCGGTTCACCAGCCCTCTGTGGAGCAAATCCGCCAGCGCATCTATATCGATCCGCTGTGGTGGTGGCACGACTCGACGCCGCTCGCATTCTGGGACGATCTGCAGCGCGCGGTCTACGAAGACCGCCGGATTCGGATTGTCTACGAGAACCACAGCCACGATGTGAGCGAGCGCGAGATTGAGCCCTACAGCCTGGTGGCAAAGTCAAGTACCTGGTACTTGATCGCCAGGCGCGACAGCGAATTCCGCACCTACCGCGTATCGCGCCTGCGTAACGTGACTGTGCTGGCAGAGCGCTTCCACCGGGACGCCGCTTTCGACCTTCCGAGTTACTGGCAAGCGCACCTCGGCGAGTTCGCGGCAGCCCTCTCAGGCTATCAGTTTACGCTGCGTGTCGATCCATCCCGCCTGCCGTTCATGCGCTGGCTCGCGCCGGGGCGCTGCGAAGTGATCGACGCCGCGCAGGATGCACGCGGTTGGGCTGAAGTCGCTGTAAATGTCGAAAACGAAGAACTGGCAAAGATGCTGGTATTCGGATTGGGCACACAGGCCGAGGTGATCGAACCGGCGGCGCTCCGGGCGGCAGTCCTGTCCGCTGCCAGGGCCATCACTGAGCTGGCTCGCAGCAGGTGA
- a CDS encoding alpha/beta hydrolase: protein MVTSLESYIKVDGANIHTESAGSGDTVVLVHAGFLDSGMWDAQFEALSRTHHVVRYDQLGFGKSDPAAGPVSRHQELAAVLDALGISRATIIGCSQGGTAALDFALTYPQKVASLILVSATPSGFEMQGEPPADMLAMFGAAQQGDLARVSELQIKLWIDGGFRQAAQVDAQVRADAARMNRIAVERGTFFIADAQPLNPLDPPAAQRLGEVKAPVLVIDGGLDHPELLRAADVLVANIRGARKLVIENAAHTPNMERPDVFNRAVLDFLQADGA, encoded by the coding sequence ATGGTCACTTCATTGGAGTCTTACATCAAGGTCGACGGCGCGAATATCCACACGGAGTCGGCGGGCAGCGGCGACACGGTGGTGTTGGTGCACGCCGGGTTTCTGGACAGTGGCATGTGGGATGCCCAGTTCGAAGCGCTGAGCAGGACGCATCATGTCGTCCGTTACGATCAGCTCGGCTTCGGCAAGTCGGATCCCGCCGCCGGACCGGTGTCGAGACACCAGGAACTGGCGGCTGTTCTCGACGCGCTCGGCATCAGCAGGGCGACGATTATCGGCTGCTCGCAGGGCGGAACGGCGGCGCTGGACTTCGCACTGACCTATCCGCAGAAAGTCGCCTCGCTGATCCTCGTCTCGGCCACGCCCTCCGGGTTTGAGATGCAAGGCGAACCGCCGGCCGATATGCTGGCCATGTTCGGCGCGGCGCAGCAGGGCGATCTGGCGCGCGTATCCGAACTGCAGATCAAGCTGTGGATCGATGGCGGATTCAGGCAGGCGGCTCAGGTCGATGCACAGGTGCGGGCGGACGCGGCCCGGATGAACCGAATCGCAGTGGAGCGCGGAACGTTCTTCATTGCCGATGCCCAGCCGCTGAATCCGCTCGATCCACCGGCCGCGCAGCGTCTTGGCGAGGTCAAGGCGCCGGTGCTGGTGATTGACGGCGGGTTGGATCATCCCGAACTGCTGCGCGCGGCTGACGTGCTGGTTGCGAATATCCGCGGCGCGCGCAAACTCGTGATCGAGAACGCGGCACACACCCCGAACATGGAGCGTCCTGACGTATTCAACCGCGCGGTGCTCGACTTTCTGCAAGCGGACGGCGCGTGA